GACAACTCCGACATGGCCCGCGACGTGTCGTAATGCTCCGCCTCGTAACCGAAGCTGCCCGCCATGCCGCAACACGACGATTCGATCGATGATACCTTCAGCCCCGGCAGCCAACCAAGGACGGTCGTGACCGGCGAGTAGGCGTCGAACGCTTTCTGATGGCAGTGTCCGTGCACCAGCGCCTCGTTCGCGCCATCGGGCAGCGCTTGCCATGCCACGTCGAAGCGCCCGGCCGCTTTCTCGCGAACCAGAAATTCCTCAAAAAGAAACGCATTTTCCGCCAGCTTGCGGGCAGCGTCGCCGAAGCCGTAGCCGAGCACCTCGTCACGCAGCGACAGCAGGCACGACGGTTCGAGCCCCACCACTGGCACACCCTGCTCGACGAACGGCATCAGCGCATCGAGCAAACGCTTCGCCTCGGCCTTGGCTTCGTCCACCAGGCCCGCGGCGAGGAACGTGCGCCCGCAGCACAGCGGCCGCTCGCCCGCGCGCCGATTGACGTGAACCGTATAACCAGCCGCTTCGAGCACGCGCCTCGCGGCCTGCGCGTTCTCCGGCTCCATGTAGTTGTTGAACGTATCGACGAAGAGCACCACCTGTCGCTCGCTGCGTGCGCGCCCGGGCCCCGACGGGAGCGGCGTCTGCCGCGACAGGAACGACGGCTTCAGTGCCGGCAGCGAACGCTCTAGCGCCAGGCCGAGCCAACGCTTCGCGGCGTCGCTGCCGGGCAAGCGTTGCGCGGCAGCGAGCAGGCCGCCGACGCGGCTGGCCCAGGGGGCATAGCGCGGCAGATACGCGATGAGTCTGTCCCGGAGCGAGACGCCGTGACGCTTCGCCCGCGCGTGACGCGCCTCGATCTTGAAGCGCGCCATGTCGATGCCGGTCGGGCAATCGCGCTTGCAGCCCTTGCACGACACGCATAAATCGAGCGCGGCCTTGACGTCGTCGCTCGCCAGCCCGTCGTCGCCCAGCTGTCCGGAGACGGCCAGCCGCAACGTGTTGGCGCGCCCGCGCGTGACATGCTGCTCGTCGCGCGTGACGCGATAGCTCGGACACATCGTGCCCGCATCGAATTTGCGACAGTGGCCGTTGTTGTTGCACATCTCGACGGCCGACGCGAGGCCGTGCGTGGCGTCCGTGCCCGTGTCGGGCGCCGTCTGCTCGCCCGTGAGCGCGTCGCGCCGCACGTTCCACGCCGTCCAGTCGAGCGCCGGCGCGAACGGCTTCGCGGCGTAGCCCGGCGCGAAGCGGAACAACTCGCGTGTGTCCATTTTCGGCGGACGGACCATCTTGTCCGGATTGAAACGGTTCTCCGGGTCGAACAGCTGCTTGATCTCGCCGAACGCCGCATTCAGGCGCGGTCCGTACTGCCATGCGACCCACTCGCCCCGGCACAGCCCATCGCCGTGCTCGCCGGAATAGGCGCCCTTGTATTCGCGCACGAGCGCCGCCGCCTCCTCGGCGATGGCGCGCATCTTCACGGCGCCGTCGCGGCGCATGTCGAGAATCGGACGCACGTGCAGCGTGCCCACGCTCGCATGTGCGTACCAGGTCCCCTCTGTCCCATGCCGATGGAACACCTCGGTCAGACGCCGCGTGTACTCGGCGAGATGCTCGAGCGGCACCGCGCAGTCTTCGATGAAGGACACCGGCTTGCCGTCGCCCTTCATGCTCATCATGATGTTCAGCCCCGCCTTGCGCACTTCCCACAGCGCTTTCTGCGGGCCGGCCTCGGGCATCTTCACCACGCAGTCGGGCAGGCCGAGATCGCCCATCAACGCGGCGAGATCGTCGAGCTTGCGACGCAGCGCGGTGGCGTCGTCGCCGGCGAACTCGACCAGCAGGATCGCCTGCGGATCGCCCACCAGCGCCTTCTCGATCACGGGTCGGAATGCGGCGTTGTCCATCGCGAGATCGATCATCGTGCGATCGACCAGCTCCACGGCCACCGGCCCGAGCTTCACGATGTGCCGCGTGAGGTCCATCGCCTGATAGAACGTGGGGAAGTTCACCACGCCGAGCGTCTTGTGCGCCGGCAGCGGCGCGAGCTTCAGCGTGATCTGACGGCTGTAGGCCAGCGTGCCCTCGGAGCCGACGAGCAGATGCGAGAGGTTGGCCACGCCGTCGTCGGTGTACGCGCGCGGATTGAG
The Pandoraea pulmonicola DNA segment above includes these coding regions:
- a CDS encoding FAD-binding and (Fe-S)-binding domain-containing protein, translated to MMNPQSNARVNLVSQPVRLMPAQRGGVALTPLQERLRRELRGDVLFDRASRGRYATDASIYQIFPIGVVVPRDQDDLIRALDVARDQHVPVLARGAGTSQCGQTVGEALVIDNSKWLNRVVAFDAQARTVTVEPGIVLDHLNAWLKPHGLWFPVDVSTAAQCTIGGMTGNNSCGSRSIEYGNMVHNVLGIDAVLADGAQLHFGSLHTPPADARMRTILERVREIALRERDELRERVPRVLRRVAGYNLDLFDCLNPRAYTDDGVANLSHLLVGSEGTLAYSRQITLKLAPLPAHKTLGVVNFPTFYQAMDLTRHIVKLGPVAVELVDRTMIDLAMDNAAFRPVIEKALVGDPQAILLVEFAGDDATALRRKLDDLAALMGDLGLPDCVVKMPEAGPQKALWEVRKAGLNIMMSMKGDGKPVSFIEDCAVPLEHLAEYTRRLTEVFHRHGTEGTWYAHASVGTLHVRPILDMRRDGAVKMRAIAEEAAALVREYKGAYSGEHGDGLCRGEWVAWQYGPRLNAAFGEIKQLFDPENRFNPDKMVRPPKMDTRELFRFAPGYAAKPFAPALDWTAWNVRRDALTGEQTAPDTGTDATHGLASAVEMCNNNGHCRKFDAGTMCPSYRVTRDEQHVTRGRANTLRLAVSGQLGDDGLASDDVKAALDLCVSCKGCKRDCPTGIDMARFKIEARHARAKRHGVSLRDRLIAYLPRYAPWASRVGGLLAAAQRLPGSDAAKRWLGLALERSLPALKPSFLSRQTPLPSGPGRARSERQVVLFVDTFNNYMEPENAQAARRVLEAAGYTVHVNRRAGERPLCCGRTFLAAGLVDEAKAEAKRLLDALMPFVEQGVPVVGLEPSCLLSLRDEVLGYGFGDAARKLAENAFLFEEFLVREKAAGRFDVAWQALPDGANEALVHGHCHQKAFDAYSPVTTVLGWLPGLKVSSIESSCCGMAGSFGYEAEHYDTSRAMSELSLLPAIRQRSANAIVVADGTSCRHQIHDGAQTEAIHVACVLARALPA